Proteins encoded together in one Parcubacteria group bacterium window:
- a CDS encoding N-6 DNA methylase: MSLQEFRSKINSIMDVIWAGGLTNHTAVIELMIYIIFLRELHKHDQEQKLLDKKYKPVLSGELAIYQWDNILSLNADALFGHLGDAFEKIAEKTTNPTVKMLYNKAHVKLFARPALRTVVHKIEELMADLESEEKTTRSDLFGDLYEYLLSSIASAGTGGQFRTPRHIIKFIVDVIDPKAEESICDPACGTGGFLVAALDHLKQKYTTDDFKKAGKFPMDILTGKQQKFLENQAFTGFDSDPDMIKFGLMNLYFHKLPHATIKRRNSLVDTQGETTKWDIILANPPFAGKIDRAAVAEELQMDTGATEVLFLNYMIRHLTDRGRCGVIVPEGVIFQAARAHKAIREKLVEDAGLWAVVSLPSGVFNPYAGVKTSILFFDKTKKETNDEILFVKIANDGFDLGAQRRPSDKNDLSCAVEILNAWKENQTMPSSCHSGLDPESIATAVKKSKIVESGDYNLSGDRYFESVDYTNVKWPMIKIEDLILTIVPPKKLKKEDIKSDGRYPVIDQSQDNISGWSDDVDAIISVQNPVIVFGDHTCAIKYIENNFIQGADGIKILQTNDKLLPKFLYYYLIVNPIESDGYKRHFGKLKSTKIPLPPLEIQEKIVAELDGYQKIITGAKQITENWKPKIEIDPEWKKVKIGDVSTLMTGGTPRSTIKEYYNGDIKWLVSGDIHRGEIYDCEGRITQLGLDNSNARLLPKNSVLIALNGQGKTRGTIAILRTEAACNQSLVSINPDENKLISEFLLYSLKEKYQEIRNINGENQRGGLNMPIIRSIKISLPSKINQKLIVEKIEAERVLVESAKKLIDIYEQKTKDVIAKLWSE; this comes from the coding sequence ATGTCATTACAAGAATTTCGTAGCAAGATCAATAGCATTATGGATGTCATTTGGGCTGGCGGTCTTACCAATCATACGGCGGTGATTGAACTCATGATTTATATTATTTTTTTACGCGAACTACACAAGCATGATCAAGAGCAAAAACTGTTGGACAAAAAATATAAACCGGTTTTAAGTGGGGAGCTGGCAATTTATCAGTGGGATAATATTCTCAGTCTCAATGCAGATGCTCTTTTCGGACACTTGGGAGATGCCTTTGAAAAAATTGCAGAAAAAACAACGAATCCAACAGTGAAGATGCTTTACAACAAAGCACATGTGAAACTTTTTGCCAGACCGGCACTGCGTACAGTCGTGCATAAAATCGAAGAATTGATGGCAGATCTAGAATCTGAAGAAAAAACAACACGATCGGATCTTTTTGGCGATCTTTATGAATATTTGCTTTCCAGTATCGCATCAGCGGGCACAGGAGGACAGTTCCGCACACCAAGACATATTATCAAATTTATTGTAGACGTCATCGATCCAAAGGCAGAAGAAAGTATTTGTGATCCGGCCTGTGGTACGGGCGGATTTCTTGTTGCGGCATTGGATCATTTGAAACAGAAGTACACAACTGATGATTTTAAAAAAGCGGGAAAATTTCCGATGGATATCCTCACAGGAAAACAACAGAAATTTTTGGAAAATCAAGCATTCACGGGGTTTGACAGTGATCCGGATATGATCAAATTCGGTCTCATGAATTTATACTTTCATAAATTGCCACATGCGACGATTAAGCGACGCAATTCACTTGTGGATACGCAAGGGGAAACGACAAAATGGGATATCATATTGGCAAATCCACCATTCGCGGGCAAGATCGATCGTGCGGCAGTGGCAGAAGAATTGCAGATGGACACAGGAGCGACTGAAGTGCTTTTTCTCAATTATATGATTCGTCATCTGACTGATCGTGGGCGATGTGGCGTGATTGTACCAGAGGGCGTGATTTTTCAGGCAGCTCGTGCGCATAAAGCGATTCGTGAGAAGCTTGTAGAAGATGCAGGGCTTTGGGCTGTGGTAAGTTTGCCGAGTGGCGTTTTTAATCCGTATGCAGGTGTGAAGACGTCAATCCTCTTTTTTGACAAGACCAAAAAGGAAACGAATGACGAAATTCTTTTTGTCAAAATCGCCAATGATGGTTTTGATCTCGGCGCACAGCGCAGACCAAGTGATAAAAATGATTTGTCATGTGCAGTGGAAATTTTAAATGCATGGAAAGAAAATCAAACGATGCCTTCATCATGTCATTCCGGACTTGATCCGGAATCTATAGCAACAGCCGTTAAAAAATCTAAAATTGTGGAGAGTGGAGATTATAATTTGAGTGGCGATCGCTATTTTGAATCTGTAGATTATACAAATGTAAAATGGCCAATGATAAAAATTGAAGACTTAATACTTACGATTGTTCCACCAAAAAAATTAAAAAAAGAAGATATAAAAAGTGATGGTCGATATCCTGTCATTGATCAATCTCAAGATAATATATCTGGTTGGAGCGATGATGTAGATGCCATAATATCAGTACAAAACCCAGTGATTGTTTTTGGTGATCATACCTGCGCAATTAAATATATTGAAAATAATTTTATTCAAGGTGCAGATGGTATTAAAATTTTGCAGACAAATGACAAATTGCTTCCAAAATTTTTGTATTATTATTTAATAGTAAATCCAATAGAATCTGACGGGTACAAAAGACATTTTGGAAAATTAAAATCAACAAAAATTCCACTTCCACCTCTCGAAATCCAAGAAAAAATCGTAGCAGAATTGGATGGCTATCAAAAAATCATCACCGGCGCAAAACAAATCACAGAAAATTGGAAGCCAAAAATTGAAATTGACCCAGAGTGGAAAAAGGTAAAGATTGGAGATGTTTCTACGCTCATGACAGGAGGCACTCCACGATCCACAATTAAAGAATATTATAATGGGGATATTAAGTGGCTTGTTTCTGGTGATATCCATAGAGGGGAAATTTATGATTGTGAAGGTAGGATTACACAGCTTGGATTAGATAATTCAAATGCTAGATTATTGCCAAAAAACTCTGTTTTGATAGCATTGAATGGTCAAGGAAAGACACGTGGGACCATTGCCATTCTTAGAACTGAAGCTGCTTGTAATCAATCGTTGGTTTCTATAAATCCAGATGAAAATAAATTGATCTCAGAATTTTTATTATATTCTTTGAAAGAAAAATATCAAGAAATAAGAAACATTAACGGAGAAAATCAAAGAGGTGGTTTGAATATGCCAATTATTAGATCCATCAAAATTTCTTTGCCATCAAAAATAAATCAAAAACTAATTGTAGAAAAAATTGAAGCAGAACGTGTTTTGGTTGAATCAGCAAAAAAACTCATCGACATATACGAACAAAAAACAAAAGATGTGATCGCTAAATTGTGGAGTGAATAA